The following DNA comes from Nymphalis io chromosome 12, ilAglIoxx1.1, whole genome shotgun sequence.
ttttttgttataacgtCATTGAACGTTATTATGGTAAAGTTATAGGAAAAACCAATCACTGAGACTTGTAAAAACATTGAGAAGGTGAATTATTCAAGTGCGTCATAATTTTTTACTAGCTCTTCTTATTTTAACAAATGTCTGtttaaattagtataattatggttgttatatttgttttcaaatatttattatagctatCTATAATATGAACTGAAATTGTCTATTGGAACACGTGTATCTTAACTAAAGTTAACGGGTACAAATCTGGGGAAGTATCGCTGAGTTatttatgcttaatttatgtttctaattcatctcgagATAGACGATAAAGGAAAACGTCGTTAGATAATCTGCATAATATGTCAGATATAGGTAATGCTGCAGTATAGCAATATCAGTATTCTCACAACACAGAGGACAGCCTTTGTCCAGCTGTCggacatttacaagcttttaATACTACATAGGATTTCGATATGCATtgttaaaaagatttattaactaaattgatatatttacatgaatatgtataatttataactatttattatttattttgaaaacaaacgGTATTAATACattgaataaaacaaagatatatttattattaaaaccagTTATAGTTTCAAGTATTACAGTAATACCCATTCGTTTAcaactaatataaatttctatataaattgaatttaattatgcaCAACATTTCTTTAAGCATACATTATGTAGTATTTGGAGAGCTGACATATAAAAACAGTATCactaatagcctgttaatgtcccactgatgggataaggcctcctctccctttttgaggagaaggtttaaagcttatcccaccacgctgctccaatgcgggttggtagaaaaaccatgtgacataatttcgatgaaattagacacatgcaggtttcctcacgatgttttccttcaccgtcaagcacgaggtgaattataatcacatattaagcacgtgaaaactcagtggtgcttgcccgggtttgaacccacgatcatcggttaagattcacgtgttcataaaatagacaaatataattacaaaaatagtttatatttaagactAAATCATGTCCGCGTTGATCAGTATGTACATCTGCAGCATGCATTCTAAATCGCTAATACTGAATGTCTGTGCAAGAAATCAATTATCGTTGTCATGTTCCTGTCGTACAACCTCACCTAGGTAGACTCTTTAACGAGAAAAATTCTCCAATtcggaaaaaaaaatttgaaagacGACGAAAACACGCCCGGGCAGCAGAACGTGTTCGGACAAGGCAGCAGACGAGGAGATAACCTTTGTCTTTTATTCTCCCCCAACAAATGGGATCAATTAGATGAGGAGTTAAATATATCTCACTTGAATAATTGTGTACAATCATTTTGAATTCAtcgctatataatataaaacaaagtccccacGGCGCGTCTGTCTGACTgcctgaacgcgataaactcaaaaactaacgAACgcttttcatacggttttctaCAATGGACTGAGTGATTTGATGGTTCAGATGAATAATTAAgtaaggttttaaataaattggttGAAACACGACGATGATTACTGAAGATGTTGTACTTGCCGTGTAAAATAAAGTtacatatatgtacttattactatataaacgtttttataAGCTCTTATGCTACCTGTGCAAATCCGGTTCGTTAtaaaacctaataataataataatgccctccagaccgatttcggccacggcggccagtctcaagagagattagccaactacgcaggagatattatagtgtacaagtgtgtgcaaacactctctattccctaactctaataatccgatggcacggcaatccgacacgaccggaaagacttcaggcgcaggaccaacggctttaagtgctttccgaggcacgggagtgtacacacttccaacttccagactctgggctgccactgtgaattttctgacagaaaaacccattaacttcttattggcccgacctgggaattgaacccaggacctccgggtctgcggccttatatcaagccactagaccaaaataataataataaaatcatttattccgaccaaacagggatcataaatacaaggccataaataataaagagacaaaaattacaatattaatttttaacagattttacatataataaattagattaaatcaattcaaattcaaacaaatcaatcatataaaccaaataaacagtcaatattgtattaaaactatatagataaattaaaatataactttcgtTTTTGTTTCAAGTTTGAAAGTTAGATGTGGAATATAAGTTatgaatcattttttttatttgaaaattattaagctCGTAACTAGGTGAAGGTATATCTTTACTAAGCCATTtgcaattaaagtaaataaaagctgttaaataaacatttatgaacCTtgcacattttatatatattttattcattaggtatatgagaataaaattttacatttatcgcGAAACTTTCACTATGGTATCCAATTATCATTTGATAAGTAAATTTATCGTTAATTGAATTACTAAAGAGCATGATTAAACTGCAAATGAAATATCGaaatcactttattttattaactgcaTATTTTGGCTATATCTGTGTTATTTTATCAACTCCAAAATTAAAACTACTGGTcagaattatttttgtataagttCCATAAATAAATAGGTCTAGGTATATATAATCTGATACGGTTTCAACGAAACGGTTGGTAACGAAAATTTGCATACGTTGATgacattaataaatcatttcagATGCTCAAATCTATTACTATTTTCGCGGTAGCAGCTGTTGCCATCGGAGTCGGAACGAATTACTACCTCCAAAGGGTTCCTGATATGCCTGAACTTGATTTAGATCGATGGTGGGGAGACGGCGAGAAACCAAATCAAGATGACGAAACAATACGaccatttaaaattatcttcaaTGACACGGTATCAGTgtatatctacatataaatacattaaattaattattttatcagtcaatattatttttatacctttggattttataataaaaaaatccagacaaaaacaataaaaaattatatttaaaattaaaaaccttgTAAATAAGCACGTAAATATGTACTCAGTATCTCTTACAGATGATCGATGATTTAAAAAGCAGATTAAGAAACAGGCGACCTTACACTCAGCCTTTAGAGGGCATGCAATCTGAATATGgaattaatactatatatttggaaaaaatattaaaatattggcaGGACGAGTATGATTTCAAAGAGAGGGCTGATCTCTTGAATAGATATCCTCATTACAAGACGAGGGTACAAGGTCTTCAAATACAATACATGAGAGTGAAGCCTGAAGTGAAAGACAAGCAGGTCCTCCCCATGCTGCTTATGCATGGATGGCCGAGTTCGTCAAAGGAGTTCGATAAAATTATTCCCATGCTCACAACGCccacaaaaaaatatgattttgtttttgaagTGGTTGCCGTCGATCTACCTGGTTTCGGATTTTCTGaggtaattaaaacaattggCTATTTAATCACATACTGACGGAAacctttcattaaatatatattattaaaaaaaattatagcgcGCGCAAAATACGCAGtaatgtatatacttataatataatatgaacgaCTCAATAGAACAGTTTTACACGTGTCATTTTTTTCGTCTCGCCCGCTCCTATTACCATTCCGTTTATAAAATAGGATgcgtatttgaaaaaaaaaggcttttatgttgttttaatataatacgaaggtatttatttttttgcttagtACATGTACATGCCCGACATATTTTAATCACTTAAGCATTTTTGTTAGGTATTAAAAACATTCCTTTATCatcttatataactatataaattacatatcatTCAATTCGTTTCATTTTCAGGGCACTAATAAACCAGGTCTTAATCCCGTTCAAATCGGTATTATTATGAGAAATCTAATGAAAAGACTCGGTTTCAACAAGTTCTACATTCAGGCAGGCGATTGGGGCTCGCAAGCGGCTACACATATGTGTACGATCTTTCCTGACGAAGTACTTGGGTTTGTCACTAATTTTCTATTCAATTTGAAATTTACAAGCACCATAATGATCACGTTTAAGGAATGAGTGTCATCCAATTTAAACAGTAGTTGTATCTGTGAACACGCGGTGACGCTAATGTAATTGATAATACTTGGATATGACCAGTAGTAACTAGTTATGTAtcttaaaagccgagatggcccagtggttagaacgcgtaaatcttaaccgatgatcgtgagttcaaccCGGGCAAATACCACTGCATTTTTATGTGCTTTGTGcgtatttttgtttatagttaatcttgtgcttgacggttaaggaaaacgtCATGAGGAAGAAAATTGCacacagaaattctgccacatgtatagacaccaacccgtattggaccagcgtgatggaataagctccaaaccttcttaaaagggcgaggaggccttagcccagcagtgggacacttacaggctgttactgttacaaatagttatgtaatatatttatcattcatGTTTCTTAGTTACTTGAACATGTAATTTGCAGATTTCACACAAACATGCCGTTATCGTCAAGACCAATAAGTAATGTGAAATACATCGTCGGGTCATTGTTCTCTAGTTTGATTGTTGAAGGCAAACACAAACACAGAATGTATCCTCTGAGAGATTTGCTAACATATCTGGTCAGAGAGAGCGGCTACTTTCATTTACAGGCAACGAAACCTGATACAATAGGCAAGTgagcaatataaataataataaagatgatTTATTTACGAATCgtgaaaagttatataataaatcttaaataaggTACTAATTCGAgcaggttggcgtggttggtagatacttgcctttcacgccgaaggttgtgggttcgattcccacccaggacagacatttgtgtgcataaagaTATctctttgtcctgagtctgggtgtaattatctatataagtatttatttacaaaagaaaagtagtatatgtagtatatcagttgtctggattccatagtacaagctctgcttaatttgggatcaaattgCCGTGTGTgattaatgtcccaggatattattattattaatactaaaatacatCTGGTTGTGGACTTTGCTTGCAGTTGGAATTCAATCCGTACCAACACAAATGCTAGCAATTATCGATTAGCCGAAATGAATTCaatacttaataaaacatttgtttttagtcattagtaattttatctaatattaaacaaattagttATGAAGTTAAATTCAACTTTACAAGAGTTTTATCAACATAATTTGTCGGCGATGATAACGTATAGAGGTAAAATTTTACCTCTATACACCATCATCGGCGACTAACTATGttcattacaaatattattgtctTATCATTTCGCCTCATTAAGACAGCGTTTCAGCAAAGTACTTCGACTTTATAAACCCTTTTCTTATTTACGACTAAGTAGGTATGTGATTAAAAACGAAGTCGTGTAAATCTTAAGTTAACTTCAtaacaaaaagccgagatggcctagtggttagaacgcgtgcatcttaaccgatgatcgtgggttcaaacccgggcaagcaccactgaattatcatgtgcttaatttgtgtttataattcatctcgtgcttgacggtgaaggaaaacatcgtgaggaaacctgcatgtgtctaatttcattgaaattatgccacatgtgtattctaccaacccgcattggagcagtgtggtagaataagccccaaaccttctcctcaaaagggagaggaggccttagcccagcagtgggacattcacaggctgttactactactactactacttcataactaatttgtttaatattagataaaattacAGCACAAGTCTATGGACGAATGGGACATCTACACGTgcctacataaaaaaaaacatcgagcTTTTCTTTTACAGGAGCCGCTATAGCGGACACACCTGCTGGTATGGCGGCGTATATTTTCGAGAAGATCGGTATATGCACCAATAGAAAACAATTACACACACAACACGGCGGATTAGAGAGCATAGACTTAGAGGATTTGTTGGACACGGCCACAATATTGTGGGCGAATGAGCGTATTACCACCTCCGTGAGATTATATGCGGAGGCGTTTGCGTGGCCTGAAGTGTTCATTATTCAGGAGTAAGTCCGTTTTATATAACTGCATACTTCTCAAACCCATTTATCTAATCCTAACACTCATTAGTAATCATAATcactactggtggtaaggctttgtgcaagatattctaccgcaaaacagcaatacttgatattgttgtgttccggtttgaagggtgagtgagccagtgtaattacaggcacaagggacataaaatcttagttcccaaggttggtggcgcattggatatgtaagcgatggttgacatttcttacaatgccaatgtctaagagcgttggtgaccacttaccatcaggtggcccatatgctcgtccgccttccttttctataaaaaaaaattattgacataaaataaattatacaattttattaaattttaaatttgatagataaataaaatcaattctcaaattccattttcaaatacgtttaaatctttataaaacataaagaattctgtcgaaaatttactattttctgtgaaatgaaaaaaacaaaaaatcacaTTTTATCTTATCTAAATTATTTCAGTCTTCAATGAAATAGAAAGATATTGGAATTGGTGATTGGTTATTGAAcacattttaagaaattaaaaaaatatattgatcttGTGTCCTGCGATAAAGTAAACTCTATTATTTTCTTTGTCATTATTATCGATGCACGGgctaaatatacaattttaacaatttatgtcTTTTGTGCGGTGCTAACGCGCCAAGTGAAAATTACTAGACggattttgataacatttggctttgttttaacttattatatgtGTCAATATatagaatgttttttattgtgGAAGAATGTCTTTTATCCAAAGAAAAATGTAAAACTGTTTTGAGCCAAAATCATCCCTCATGAAACTATAAACATTTAAGTTGGTAACTTATGAGTAAAAAGTAGTCTTACTTCCGTTACTATTGTTAGGCTTACGatcttttactatttaaaaaagtcaAACAAACTTAACGCGGGTGACACCGCGGACACagctagttataaataaattattaattttcgcTGATGGTATGACGTAATCTGTTTATTAAGCAACGTGAATGCTATAAaaatatcgaattataatacttaaaaaaaaaaacaagctcaTAATCTATGTATTATCTACCTACTATTAATCAAGTTTGAACTCAGTCGGTTGTgtggaaatgttttaaaatttagttaaaagATTTGACCCACAGTCAAATAACACACACATACTAACAGgtgaaattatacatataagagcTTTCGTCCCTGATTTATGCCTACTACCCCGCCAGCCGAGGAACTCCACCcaaccaaaaataatataattttacttttctaCTTCGGAATTTGA
Coding sequences within:
- the LOC126772500 gene encoding juvenile hormone epoxide hydrolase-like, coding for MLKSITIFAVAAVAIGVGTNYYLQRVPDMPELDLDRWWGDGEKPNQDDETIRPFKIIFNDTMIDDLKSRLRNRRPYTQPLEGMQSEYGINTIYLEKILKYWQDEYDFKERADLLNRYPHYKTRVQGLQIQYMRVKPEVKDKQVLPMLLMHGWPSSSKEFDKIIPMLTTPTKKYDFVFEVVAVDLPGFGFSEGTNKPGLNPVQIGIIMRNLMKRLGFNKFYIQAGDWGSQAATHMCTIFPDEVLGFHTNMPLSSRPISNVKYIVGSLFSSLIVEGKHKHRMYPLRDLLTYLVRESGYFHLQATKPDTIGAAIADTPAGMAAYIFEKIGICTNRKQLHTQHGGLESIDLEDLLDTATILWANERITTSVRLYAEAFAWPEVFIIQDIPTKVPTAAINFLHEVVYQPDWILRDKFINLVHSTTLDFGGHFAAMQTPKELVDDIFKSAVEFLKFHARNK